One stretch of Variovorax sp. 54 DNA includes these proteins:
- a CDS encoding COG4315 family predicted lipoprotein — MKLLSASILAAALLAGCGGMSTKTAGAPDTPTRTADGVLVGPNGMTLYTFARDTANAGTSACNAQCAATWPPLGVADAAKPMGGYTIVVREDGKKQWAYKGWPLYYWAKDTKAGDKTGDGVANGAWKVARP, encoded by the coding sequence ATGAAATTGCTCAGCGCCTCGATCCTCGCAGCGGCCCTGCTCGCCGGCTGCGGCGGCATGTCCACCAAGACCGCTGGAGCGCCCGACACGCCCACCCGCACCGCCGACGGCGTGCTGGTCGGCCCGAACGGCATGACGCTCTACACCTTCGCCCGTGACACCGCCAATGCCGGCACCTCGGCCTGCAACGCCCAATGCGCCGCCACCTGGCCCCCGCTCGGCGTGGCCGATGCCGCCAAGCCCATGGGCGGCTACACCATCGTCGTGCGTGAAGACGGCAAGAAGCAGTGGGCCTACAAGGGCTGGCCGCTGTACTACTGGGCCAAGGACACCAAGGCCGGTGACAAGACCGGCGACGGCGTGGCCAACGGTGCCTGGAAAGTCGCCCGCCCCTGA
- the rbfA gene encoding 30S ribosome-binding factor RbfA, with translation MPKRKAAAPNRAFKVADQIQRDLTELIARELKDPRVGMVTIQAVEVTPDYAHAKIFFSLLTGDVAETTEALNQAAGFLRNGLFKRLHIHTVPTLHFLFDRTTERAADMNALIAQAVASRSKDD, from the coding sequence ATGCCCAAAAGAAAAGCTGCCGCACCCAACCGCGCGTTCAAGGTTGCCGACCAGATCCAGCGCGATCTGACGGAACTGATCGCGCGCGAGTTGAAGGACCCGCGCGTGGGCATGGTCACGATCCAGGCGGTCGAGGTCACGCCCGACTATGCGCACGCGAAGATCTTCTTCAGCTTGCTCACAGGCGACGTGGCCGAGACCACCGAAGCGCTGAACCAGGCCGCAGGCTTCCTGCGCAACGGCCTGTTCAAGCGCCTGCACATCCACACCGTGCCGACGCTGCACTTCCTGTTCGACCGCACCACCGAGCGTGCGGCCGACATGAATGCGCTCATCGCACAGGCCGTTGCTTCGCGCTCGAAAGACGACTAG
- a CDS encoding anti-sigma factor family protein: MNRPTLPPTDDELHAWVDGQLPPERREAVEDAIARDPAVAARVAAWHAQRDALRRLHGGLLDEPVPAPLMGVLERHRAETGRSALWLRWSGMAAGLLIAFAAGWLGNSQWSTVTHASGASLARAPAVREFVRDASVAHVVYTPEKRHPVEVAAAEQQHLVQWLSKRLDHPLKVPDLSSLGYTLVGGRLLPGETGARAQFMFEDAAGERITLYIGTLDAQAADAAASRETAFRFASDGAVPSFYWVDRGFGYAVAGRLPRDALLRLATLAYRELS; this comes from the coding sequence ATGAACCGCCCCACCCTGCCCCCCACCGACGACGAACTGCACGCCTGGGTCGACGGCCAGTTGCCGCCGGAACGCCGTGAAGCGGTCGAGGATGCGATCGCGCGCGATCCGGCCGTGGCGGCCCGCGTGGCGGCCTGGCATGCCCAGCGCGATGCGCTGCGTCGCCTGCATGGCGGCTTGCTCGACGAGCCCGTGCCTGCGCCGCTGATGGGCGTGCTCGAACGGCACCGTGCCGAGACCGGTCGCTCTGCTCTCTGGCTGCGTTGGAGCGGCATGGCCGCGGGCCTGTTGATCGCCTTCGCCGCGGGTTGGCTTGGCAATTCCCAGTGGTCGACGGTGACGCATGCGTCCGGGGCCTCCTTGGCCCGCGCACCGGCCGTGCGCGAGTTCGTCCGCGACGCCTCGGTGGCCCACGTCGTCTACACGCCCGAAAAACGGCACCCCGTCGAAGTGGCCGCCGCCGAGCAGCAGCACCTCGTGCAGTGGCTGTCCAAACGCCTGGACCACCCGCTCAAGGTGCCCGACCTGTCCTCGCTCGGCTACACGCTGGTCGGCGGGCGCCTGCTGCCCGGCGAAACCGGCGCGCGCGCGCAGTTCATGTTCGAGGACGCGGCAGGCGAACGCATCACGCTCTACATCGGCACGCTCGATGCGCAGGCCGCGGACGCCGCTGCATCGCGCGAAACCGCCTTTCGCTTCGCCTCGGACGGTGCCGTGCCGAGCTTTTACTGGGTCGACCGGGGCTTCGGCTATGCCGTGGCCGGTCGCCTGCCGCGCGATGCGCTACTGCGACTCGCGACCCTGGCCTACCGCGAGTTATCGTAG
- a CDS encoding DMT family transporter, with protein sequence MRLTHGAAVGLMVVVTLMWGTAGVVTRHLAQAHSFEITFWRSLFTMLALLVILPLWRGRAVFSQLRRGGQSLWISGVCWAVMFTAFMVALTLTSTASVLVTMSLGPLFTALAARFFIGHRLPARTWAAIVVAGLGIGWMYGTQLLGGGGSLVGTLVALCVPLAGATQWTVVQHAHAKGQEVDLVPAVLIGAALCALVTLPLAWPFRAGPHDLGLLAFLGVFQLAIPCVLSVLCAQVLKAPEVALLALLEVIFGIALAWLGAGETPAASVLTGGVLVIGALVFNELLALRGRRTTLADSALPGAH encoded by the coding sequence ATGCGCCTGACGCACGGCGCCGCAGTCGGGCTGATGGTCGTCGTGACCCTCATGTGGGGTACGGCGGGCGTCGTCACACGGCACCTGGCACAGGCGCACAGTTTCGAGATCACCTTCTGGCGCAGCCTCTTCACGATGCTGGCGCTGCTGGTGATCTTGCCGCTTTGGCGGGGGCGGGCGGTGTTCTCGCAGCTTCGCCGCGGCGGGCAGTCGCTCTGGATCTCGGGCGTCTGCTGGGCCGTGATGTTCACGGCTTTCATGGTGGCGCTGACCTTGACATCGACCGCGAGCGTGCTGGTCACGATGTCGCTCGGGCCGCTCTTCACTGCACTCGCTGCACGCTTCTTCATCGGGCACCGGTTGCCTGCACGCACCTGGGCGGCCATCGTGGTCGCCGGGCTGGGCATCGGCTGGATGTACGGCACGCAGCTGCTGGGCGGCGGTGGGTCGCTCGTCGGCACGCTGGTGGCGCTGTGCGTGCCGCTGGCGGGCGCGACGCAATGGACTGTGGTCCAGCATGCGCACGCCAAGGGGCAGGAGGTCGACCTCGTGCCCGCGGTGCTGATCGGTGCGGCCCTCTGTGCGCTCGTCACCTTGCCGCTGGCCTGGCCGTTCCGTGCCGGCCCGCATGACCTGGGCTTGCTGGCCTTCCTCGGTGTCTTTCAGTTGGCGATTCCCTGCGTGCTCTCCGTGTTGTGCGCGCAGGTGCTCAAGGCGCCTGAGGTGGCCTTGCTTGCGCTGCTCGAGGTGATCTTCGGTATCGCGCTGGCCTGGCTCGGCGCCGGCGAAACGCCCGCGGCCAGCGTGTTGACCGGCGGCGTGCTCGTGATCGGGGCGCTGGTGTTCAACGAGCTGCTCGCGCTGCGCGGGCGCCGCACCACGCTGGCGGACAGCGCGCTGCCGGGCGCGCACTGA
- the smpB gene encoding SsrA-binding protein SmpB codes for MATKKQDTSSRIADNKKAAYNYFFEERFEAGLVLEGWEVKSLREGKVQLTDGYVVIRDGELFVVGLQINPLKSASTHVNPDSIRTKKLLLHKEEIKRLVGKVEQKGYTLVPLNLHWKAGKVKCDIALAKGKAEHDKRDTIKDREGKREVERAMKSRNR; via the coding sequence ATGGCCACCAAGAAACAAGACACCTCCTCCCGCATCGCCGACAACAAGAAGGCCGCCTACAACTATTTCTTCGAAGAACGCTTCGAGGCCGGCCTAGTCCTCGAGGGTTGGGAAGTCAAATCGCTGCGCGAAGGCAAGGTGCAACTGACCGACGGCTACGTGGTGATTCGCGACGGCGAACTGTTCGTCGTGGGCCTGCAGATCAACCCGCTCAAGAGCGCCTCGACGCACGTCAATCCTGACTCGATCCGCACCAAGAAGTTGCTGCTGCACAAGGAAGAGATCAAGCGCCTCGTCGGCAAGGTCGAACAAAAGGGCTACACGCTGGTGCCGCTGAACCTGCACTGGAAGGCCGGCAAGGTGAAGTGCGATATCGCGCTCGCCAAGGGCAAGGCCGAGCACGACAAGCGCGACACCATCAAGGACCGCGAAGGCAAGCGCGAGGTCGAGCGCGCGATGAAGAGCCGCAACCGCTGA
- a CDS encoding RnfH family protein, with amino-acid sequence MADNRIEVTLSCSPAAREVFEQVLQLAPGTALSEAVKASDLTQRFPDLDWRHTMTPGVWGRAVAWEQPLKDGDRVELCRPLTVDPKVARRERFQRQGARGTGLFANKRKGGKDGY; translated from the coding sequence ATGGCCGACAACCGTATCGAGGTCACGCTGAGCTGTTCGCCGGCGGCGCGCGAGGTGTTCGAGCAGGTCCTGCAGCTCGCGCCCGGCACCGCGCTGAGCGAGGCGGTGAAGGCCAGCGACCTCACACAGCGCTTTCCCGATCTGGACTGGCGGCACACCATGACGCCCGGTGTCTGGGGCCGCGCGGTGGCATGGGAGCAACCGTTGAAGGACGGTGACCGCGTCGAGCTGTGCCGGCCGCTCACGGTCGATCCGAAGGTGGCGCGCCGTGAACGCTTCCAGCGTCAGGGTGCGCGCGGCACGGGGCTGTTCGCGAACAAGCGCAAGGGTGGTAAGGACGGCTACTGA
- the typA gene encoding translational GTPase TypA, with amino-acid sequence MSTKQIRNIAIIAHVDHGKTTMVDQLLRQSGTFAEHEKVVDTVMDNNAIEKERGITILAKNCAVTWEGTHINIVDTPGHADFGGEVERALSMVDGVVLLIDAQEGPMPQTRFVTKKALALGLKPILVVNKVDKPGANPDKVVNAAFDLFDKLGATDEQLDFPVVYASGINGWSSLEEGAAGEQWGPDMSALFNTILKHVPSQKGDPNAPLQLQISALDFSTFVGRIGVGRISQGTLKPMTDVLVMEGPDGKTVKGRVNQVLTFQGLDRVQSTEAGPGEIVLINGITDIGIGVTVTDKDKPAPLPMLKVDEPTLTMNFCVNTSPLAGREGKFVTSRQIWDRLQKELQHNVALRVSETDEEGIFEVMGRGELHLTILLENMRREGYEMAVSKPRVVFRTVNGEKHEPIELVTADIEEGHQGGVMQALGERKGELVNMEPDGRGRVRLEYRIPARGLIGFTNEFLNLTRGSGLISNIFDSYEAHKGEIGSRKNGVLISMDDGEIFTYALGKLDDRGRMFVKANDPVYEGMIVGIHSRDNDLVVNATRTKQLTNFRVSGKEDAIKITPPIDLTLEYGVEFIEDDELVEITPKSVRLRKRFLKESDRKRAGRDTSNG; translated from the coding sequence ATGAGTACCAAGCAAATCCGCAATATCGCCATCATTGCCCACGTGGACCATGGCAAGACCACCATGGTCGACCAGCTGCTGCGCCAGTCGGGCACCTTCGCCGAACACGAGAAGGTCGTCGACACGGTGATGGACAACAACGCCATCGAAAAGGAACGTGGCATCACGATCCTGGCCAAGAACTGCGCCGTGACCTGGGAAGGCACGCACATCAACATCGTCGACACCCCGGGCCACGCGGACTTCGGCGGTGAAGTGGAACGCGCGCTGTCGATGGTCGACGGCGTGGTGCTGCTGATCGACGCGCAGGAAGGCCCGATGCCCCAGACGCGTTTTGTGACCAAGAAGGCACTGGCCCTGGGCCTGAAGCCGATTCTGGTCGTGAACAAGGTCGACAAGCCGGGCGCCAACCCCGACAAGGTCGTCAACGCCGCTTTCGACCTGTTCGACAAGCTCGGCGCGACCGACGAACAGCTCGACTTTCCCGTGGTGTACGCCTCGGGCATCAACGGCTGGTCGTCGCTCGAAGAAGGCGCAGCCGGTGAGCAGTGGGGCCCCGACATGTCGGCCCTGTTCAACACCATCCTGAAGCACGTGCCGTCGCAAAAGGGTGACCCGAACGCGCCGCTGCAGCTGCAGATTTCCGCCCTCGACTTCTCGACTTTCGTCGGCCGCATCGGCGTGGGCCGCATCAGCCAGGGCACGCTCAAGCCCATGACCGACGTGCTGGTCATGGAAGGTCCGGACGGCAAGACCGTCAAGGGCCGCGTCAACCAGGTGCTGACCTTCCAGGGCCTGGACCGCGTGCAATCGACCGAAGCCGGCCCCGGCGAAATCGTGCTGATCAACGGCATCACCGACATCGGCATTGGCGTCACCGTGACCGACAAGGACAAGCCTGCGCCCCTGCCCATGCTCAAGGTCGACGAACCGACCCTGACTATGAACTTCTGCGTGAACACCAGCCCGCTGGCCGGCCGCGAAGGCAAGTTCGTGACCAGCCGCCAGATCTGGGACCGCCTGCAAAAGGAACTGCAGCACAACGTGGCACTGCGCGTGAGCGAGACCGACGAAGAAGGCATCTTCGAAGTCATGGGCCGCGGCGAACTGCACCTGACCATCCTGCTGGAAAACATGCGCCGCGAAGGCTATGAAATGGCCGTGTCGAAGCCGCGCGTGGTATTCCGCACCGTGAACGGCGAGAAGCACGAGCCCATCGAATTGGTCACGGCCGACATCGAAGAAGGTCACCAGGGCGGCGTGATGCAGGCACTGGGCGAACGCAAGGGCGAACTGGTCAACATGGAACCGGACGGCCGCGGTCGCGTGCGCCTCGAGTACCGCATTCCGGCGCGTGGCCTGATCGGCTTCACGAACGAATTCCTGAACCTGACGCGCGGCTCGGGCCTCATCAGCAACATCTTCGACAGCTACGAAGCCCACAAGGGCGAGATCGGCAGCCGCAAGAACGGCGTACTGATCTCGATGGACGACGGTGAAATCTTCACCTACGCGCTGGGCAAGCTGGACGACCGCGGCCGCATGTTCGTGAAGGCGAACGATCCGGTGTACGAAGGCATGATCGTCGGCATCCACAGCCGCGACAACGACCTCGTGGTGAACGCCACGCGCACCAAGCAGCTGACCAACTTCCGCGTGAGCGGCAAGGAAGACGCGATCAAGATCACGCCCCCGATCGACCTCACGCTGGAATACGGCGTCGAGTTCATCGAGGACGACGAGCTGGTCGAAATCACGCCCAAGAGCGTGCGCCTGCGCAAGCGTTTCCTGAAGGAAAGCGACCGCAAGCGCGCCGGCCGCGACACGTCGAACGGCTGA
- a CDS encoding type II toxin-antitoxin system RatA family toxin encodes MKTVHKSVLIWYSAEEMYALVTDVAKYPQFLPWCNKSRVIEQDEGGMTAEVGLAFAGLHQSFTTRNTHIPGREVQLKLVDGPFSNLDGTWKFHPVGEQGERACRVELQMSYGFANFALQAMVGPVFDTIASSLVEAFVKRAEQVYGEG; translated from the coding sequence ATGAAAACAGTCCACAAGTCCGTCCTCATCTGGTACAGCGCCGAAGAAATGTACGCGCTCGTCACCGATGTGGCGAAGTACCCGCAGTTTCTGCCCTGGTGCAACAAGTCGCGCGTCATCGAGCAGGACGAGGGCGGCATGACCGCCGAAGTCGGCTTGGCCTTTGCCGGGTTGCACCAGAGTTTCACCACCCGCAACACCCACATCCCGGGCCGCGAAGTCCAGCTGAAGCTGGTCGACGGGCCGTTCTCCAACCTCGACGGCACCTGGAAATTCCACCCGGTGGGCGAGCAGGGCGAACGCGCCTGCCGCGTCGAGCTGCAGATGAGCTACGGCTTCGCCAACTTCGCGCTGCAGGCCATGGTGGGGCCGGTGTTCGACACCATTGCATCGAGCCTGGTCGAGGCCTTCGTCAAGCGCGCCGAACAGGTCTACGGCGAAGGCTGA
- a CDS encoding DUF4124 domain-containing protein, which yields MNFLHWLVLGCACALPLSASAQWQWVDNNGKKVFSDQPPPTDIPEKNVLRRAGPSPSARAPAPATPAPEGSTETAAAPKPAPPKPAGVDKELEEKTKKAEAEQKAKEAAETAKVAKAKAESCARAREGKATIDSGIRLAKVNAKGEREIMDDTARAAEQKRVQSVIDSDCK from the coding sequence ATGAATTTCCTGCATTGGCTGGTATTGGGTTGCGCGTGCGCGCTGCCGCTCTCGGCGAGCGCGCAATGGCAATGGGTCGACAACAACGGCAAGAAGGTCTTCAGCGACCAGCCGCCGCCCACCGACATCCCCGAAAAAAACGTCCTGCGCCGCGCCGGCCCTTCGCCGTCCGCCCGAGCGCCTGCCCCGGCCACGCCAGCCCCCGAAGGAAGCACCGAGACGGCCGCAGCCCCCAAGCCCGCGCCGCCGAAGCCCGCGGGCGTGGACAAGGAACTCGAAGAAAAGACCAAGAAGGCCGAGGCCGAGCAGAAGGCCAAGGAAGCGGCAGAAACAGCAAAGGTCGCCAAGGCCAAGGCCGAGAGCTGTGCCCGCGCACGTGAAGGCAAGGCCACGATCGACAGTGGCATCCGCCTTGCCAAGGTCAACGCCAAGGGTGAGCGTGAAATCATGGACGACACTGCGCGCGCAGCCGAGCAGAAGCGGGTTCAGTCCGTCATCGACAGCGACTGCAAGTAA
- the truB gene encoding tRNA pseudouridine(55) synthase TruB: MNAPRTRVQRRPVHGVLLLDKPLGFSSNQALQKAKWLLRAEKAGHTGTLDPLATGVLPLCFGAATKFSQLHLDADKTYEAVARLGVKTTTGDAEGEVIAERPVQVSPEDLARVEALFTGPIRQVPPMHSALKKDGKALYEYAREGIEIERAPRDVVIYKLALTRLDDTSIRIVASVSKGTYIRTLGEDIGEALGCGAHLSFLRRTATGGFGEAQCVTIEALEAMTEDERLARLLPAEALVEGHSRVTLAAEDAARFLSGLRRRGGWADAEAVAVFGTDPQAFLGTAHVNAGELIPGRLLNPIEIQQILLNAPQTEATP, from the coding sequence ATGAACGCGCCACGCACACGGGTGCAGCGGCGCCCTGTGCATGGGGTGTTGCTGCTCGACAAGCCGCTGGGGTTTTCCAGCAACCAGGCCTTGCAAAAGGCCAAGTGGTTGCTGCGCGCCGAAAAAGCGGGCCATACCGGCACGCTCGATCCGCTCGCCACAGGCGTGCTGCCGCTGTGTTTCGGCGCCGCCACCAAATTCAGTCAACTGCACCTCGACGCCGACAAGACGTACGAGGCGGTTGCGCGCCTGGGCGTCAAGACCACCACCGGTGACGCCGAGGGCGAGGTGATCGCCGAGCGCCCGGTGCAGGTTTCGCCAGAAGACCTGGCCCGCGTCGAAGCGCTGTTTACCGGCCCGATCCGCCAAGTGCCGCCGATGCACAGCGCGCTCAAGAAAGACGGCAAGGCGCTGTACGAGTACGCACGCGAAGGCATCGAGATCGAGCGCGCGCCGCGCGACGTCGTCATTTACAAGCTCGCGCTGACGCGGCTGGACGACACAAGCATCCGCATTGTTGCGAGCGTGAGCAAGGGCACCTACATTCGCACCCTGGGCGAGGACATCGGCGAGGCACTGGGCTGCGGCGCGCACCTGAGCTTCCTGCGCCGCACAGCGACGGGCGGTTTCGGCGAGGCGCAGTGCGTCACGATCGAGGCGCTCGAAGCCATGACCGAAGACGAGCGCCTGGCACGCCTGTTGCCTGCCGAAGCGCTGGTCGAGGGCCACAGCCGCGTCACGCTCGCCGCCGAAGATGCGGCACGTTTTCTTTCAGGCCTGCGCCGCCGCGGCGGCTGGGCCGATGCCGAAGCGGTGGCCGTGTTCGGCACCGACCCGCAGGCGTTCCTGGGCACCGCCCACGTGAACGCCGGCGAACTGATCCCGGGGCGCTTGCTGAACCCCATCGAAATTCAGCAAATTCTTTTGAACGCACCACAGACCGAAGCGACACCATGA
- a CDS encoding RNA polymerase sigma factor codes for MDARLLVDHIPSLRRYARALTGDAWAADDLVQDTLERACSKWRLWVVGSDLRAWLFTVMHNLFASQVRRRPPPHAVVPLDDVAPELLQGGADPGRDPGLGLDLQRCLMQLPEEQRAVLLLVTLEDLSYAEVAKVLGIPIGTVMSRLSRARLRLQELMDGAAAPNRPGLRRLK; via the coding sequence ATGGACGCCCGCCTGCTGGTCGACCACATCCCGAGCCTGCGCCGCTATGCGCGCGCGCTCACGGGCGATGCGTGGGCGGCGGACGACCTGGTGCAGGACACGCTCGAGCGCGCCTGCAGCAAGTGGCGGCTCTGGGTGGTGGGCAGCGACCTACGCGCCTGGCTCTTCACGGTCATGCACAACCTCTTCGCCAGCCAGGTGCGGCGCCGGCCACCGCCGCATGCGGTCGTGCCGCTGGACGACGTGGCGCCCGAGCTGCTGCAGGGCGGCGCCGATCCGGGCCGCGACCCGGGCCTCGGACTCGACCTGCAGCGCTGCCTCATGCAACTGCCCGAAGAGCAACGCGCCGTGCTGCTGCTGGTAACGCTCGAAGACCTGTCCTACGCCGAGGTGGCAAAGGTGCTCGGCATCCCGATCGGCACCGTGATGTCGCGCCTCTCACGGGCCCGCCTTCGCCTGCAGGAACTGATGGACGGCGCCGCAGCACCCAACCGCCCCGGCCTGCGCCGCCTCAAGTGA
- a CDS encoding COG4315 family predicted lipoprotein, with the protein MSPLRMSSVGVAAALLGSLLALPAFAQPKAADGALVGANGMTLYTFDKDTAGNGKSACNGGCATNWPPFMAADADKPSGDFTLVTRDDGKKQWAAKGWPLYYWAKDTKPGDKTGDGVNGTWKTAKP; encoded by the coding sequence ATGTCGCCTCTCCGTATGTCCTCCGTCGGCGTCGCCGCCGCACTGCTCGGCAGCCTGCTCGCCCTCCCCGCGTTCGCTCAGCCCAAGGCCGCCGATGGCGCGCTGGTCGGTGCGAACGGCATGACGCTCTACACCTTCGACAAGGACACGGCCGGCAACGGCAAGTCGGCCTGCAACGGTGGCTGCGCCACCAACTGGCCGCCCTTCATGGCTGCCGACGCCGACAAGCCGAGCGGCGACTTCACCCTCGTCACGCGCGACGACGGCAAGAAGCAATGGGCCGCCAAGGGCTGGCCGCTCTACTACTGGGCGAAGGACACCAAGCCGGGCGACAAGACCGGCGACGGCGTCAACGGCACCTGGAAAACCGCCAAGCCCTGA